A single Fodinibius saliphilus DNA region contains:
- a CDS encoding TrkH family potassium uptake protein — protein MKFPYNWKQKWISLLRRWRNFKKDVNLNFHFLQDDIYEIDKVAHPYLRAFSILLSLLVVVSILIPIGFELTPELVYLNSQIEGWILLGFVANFVLRLVLTSDRKTYLKKRWFEGVVSLFSVFLLIDIGISSIGIIDYLSGDAPNAEGVFLQLLKGYLLFVVVVKFLQYLPELLGQQKNTGRFLVYSFLSLIAAGTFLLMLPGATQNGQGLIFIDALFTSTSAVCVTGLIVVDTATHFTLFGELIILTLIQLGGIGIITFATFLFLFISGGLGVGQMNTLRDVVGESNTSLVTATLKRVVGFTFVVEAIGAIGYYVSWDVSFPSHGQRILFSIFHAISAFCNAGFSLFTNSLADGPNATSWAINITTMTLIVLGGLGFTVIWEMIRRRTDRSRWRRRLSIHTRTVLTTTAVLIVAGTLLVLAMEWNHTLADFAWGKKIMVSLFQSITTRTAGFNTIDIGAIGITATLVMLTLMFIGGSPASTAGGIKTTTFAVVMRSIVMTVRGYDKMEMFRRTVPNRVIFRAMTVILLAASCISVSTVLLTLVENHSFMDLFFEEVSAFATVGLTRGITGDLTSWGKFIIVVSMFLGRVGILTFMAAFATKVDTNKYKYPEENIMVS, from the coding sequence ATGAAATTTCCCTACAATTGGAAGCAAAAGTGGATCAGTTTACTTCGCCGGTGGCGTAACTTTAAAAAAGACGTCAATTTAAATTTTCATTTTTTGCAAGATGATATTTATGAGATTGACAAGGTAGCACATCCTTACTTGCGGGCATTCAGTATATTGCTTAGTCTGCTGGTGGTGGTCAGCATACTTATTCCCATTGGTTTTGAACTTACTCCCGAACTGGTATATTTAAATAGTCAGATTGAGGGATGGATCCTGCTTGGCTTTGTTGCTAACTTTGTTCTGCGGTTGGTTTTGACTAGTGATCGGAAAACCTACCTCAAGAAACGCTGGTTCGAAGGTGTTGTATCACTATTTTCGGTATTTTTATTAATCGATATCGGGATTTCCTCCATCGGTATCATAGACTATCTGTCTGGGGATGCTCCCAACGCCGAGGGAGTATTCCTACAGTTACTGAAAGGCTATCTGCTTTTTGTCGTAGTGGTAAAGTTTTTGCAGTATCTGCCGGAATTGCTGGGCCAACAAAAAAATACCGGTCGGTTTTTAGTATATAGTTTCTTGTCACTTATTGCTGCTGGCACCTTTCTGCTTATGTTGCCCGGAGCTACGCAGAATGGGCAAGGACTTATCTTTATTGATGCTCTATTTACTTCCACTAGCGCAGTATGCGTAACGGGACTTATTGTTGTTGATACGGCTACCCACTTTACGTTGTTTGGAGAGCTTATCATCCTCACACTGATCCAGCTCGGTGGGATAGGTATAATTACTTTTGCCACTTTCCTTTTTTTATTTATTAGTGGGGGACTGGGAGTTGGCCAGATGAATACGTTAAGGGATGTAGTGGGGGAGAGCAACACCAGCTTAGTTACAGCTACATTAAAACGAGTAGTGGGATTCACATTTGTTGTCGAGGCTATAGGAGCTATTGGGTATTATGTTAGCTGGGACGTCTCTTTTCCAAGCCATGGTCAGCGTATATTGTTCTCAATATTTCATGCCATCTCAGCCTTTTGTAACGCAGGCTTTTCACTGTTTACTAACAGTTTGGCAGATGGTCCGAATGCCACCAGTTGGGCCATTAACATCACCACTATGACTTTAATTGTGCTGGGAGGACTGGGGTTCACCGTTATTTGGGAGATGATTCGGAGAAGAACAGACCGCTCCCGATGGCGCCGCCGGCTTTCTATTCATACCCGAACGGTGCTTACAACTACGGCCGTACTTATTGTAGCCGGAACCCTGCTTGTTTTAGCCATGGAGTGGAATCATACGCTGGCCGACTTCGCTTGGGGAAAGAAGATTATGGTTTCGCTGTTTCAAAGCATCACCACGCGAACTGCTGGTTTTAATACAATTGATATAGGGGCTATAGGTATAACAGCAACACTGGTTATGCTTACCCTTATGTTTATCGGGGGATCACCGGCGTCGACTGCAGGTGGGATAAAAACGACAACTTTTGCAGTGGTAATGCGGTCTATTGTGATGACGGTACGTGGATATGATAAAATGGAAATGTTCAGGCGAACGGTGCCCAATCGCGTAATTTTTCGGGCTATGACCGTGATTTTATTAGCTGCTTCTTGTATTAGCGTAAGTACAGTTTTGTTAACGTTGGTGGAAAATCACTCATTTATGGATCTGTTCTTCGAAGAAGTATCAGCCTTTGCCACGGTTGGACTTACCCGGGGAATTACCGGCGATCTCACATCTTGGGGTAAGTTTATTATTGTGGTTTCTATGTTTTTAGGCAGAGTGGGAATACTCACCTTTATGGCTGCTTTTGCAACCAAAGTGGATACCAATAAATATAAGTATCCAGAAGAAAATATTATGGTATCTTAA
- a CDS encoding potassium channel family protein, with protein sequence MKRRNELHFAIIGIGAFGSALAKKLSEEGAYVIAIDNIMEHIDQVKEYVSDAICFDATDPELLESHGITNVDVAIIAIGERFEPVALIAMHLLNSGVEEVYGRAGTLIQEQILEQIGITDVIHPERQVAERMGVSLVRRGMSDVFDIGEGLAMFEVEAPDAMVGYTLKELEIRKRYELNLITIKRSQKLEGEIGPEEQYKPIGILRGSTKIKKGDRFLLVGRKEDVDKLLETN encoded by the coding sequence ATGAAACGACGAAATGAACTGCATTTTGCAATTATTGGCATTGGGGCTTTTGGCAGTGCGTTGGCCAAAAAGCTTTCTGAGGAAGGTGCCTATGTCATCGCTATTGACAACATTATGGAGCATATCGACCAAGTTAAAGAATATGTCTCTGATGCCATCTGCTTTGATGCGACGGACCCTGAGCTGCTGGAAAGCCACGGTATTACTAACGTTGATGTTGCCATTATTGCCATTGGTGAACGGTTCGAACCTGTGGCACTCATTGCTATGCACTTGCTCAACTCTGGAGTGGAAGAGGTCTATGGTCGGGCAGGAACCCTGATCCAAGAGCAGATTTTAGAACAGATTGGTATTACTGATGTTATCCATCCCGAACGTCAGGTTGCTGAGCGCATGGGGGTATCTCTGGTACGCCGGGGCATGTCGGATGTCTTTGATATTGGAGAAGGTCTTGCGATGTTTGAAGTAGAAGCCCCGGATGCGATGGTTGGATATACCTTGAAAGAGCTTGAAATTCGCAAGCGCTATGAACTCAACTTAATCACAATCAAAAGATCACAAAAGTTGGAAGGGGAAATTGGACCTGAGGAACAGTATAAACCCATAGGTATCTTGCGCGGGTCCACGAAGATAAAAAAGGGGGATCGGTTTTTACTGGTCGGACGCAAAGAAGATGTCGATAAGCTGCTTGAAACGAATTAA